Proteins from a genomic interval of Danio rerio strain Tuebingen ecotype United States chromosome 4, GRCz12tu, whole genome shotgun sequence:
- the zgc:174314 gene encoding uncharacterized protein isoform X2 encodes MVLKEETHQCNEMEEKHQDIMADEKPTLTKKTSSRGRPRKSKSKCNFSSKQRRKTFSQKPKLDVHMRVHTGEKPCTCKQCGKSFYTIGNLTVHMRIHTGEKPYTCEQCGKSFCKKENFKTHMRIHTGERPYTCQQCGKSFYHSGNLIMHMRIHTEERPYSCPQCGKSFKQNGNLEVHMRTHTGEKRFTCTQCGKSFVKKQNLDIHMRIHTGEKPYTCTECGKSFTYKSSLNHHMRTHTGENPFACAQCGKSFSTKSSLMNHMNGHTGTIVFTCDQCGIKLKRKDYIRRHMKTHSREDHFRCSECGKGFTHKRSLSAHMKLHNAEQSPEK; translated from the coding sequence atggtgctgaaagaagagactcatcAATGCAATGAAATGGAAGAGAAACATCAAGACATAATggctgatgaaaaacccacactgactaaaaagacttcatcacgtggaagacctcggaaatccaaatctAAGTGTAATTTCAGCAGTAAACAGCGTAGAAAGACTTTTAGTCAAAAGCCAaagcttgatgttcacatgagagttcacacaggggagaaaccttgcacctgcaaacagtgtggaaaaagcttctatactataggaaacttaacagtgcacatgagaattcacactggggagaagccttaCACCtgtgaacagtgtggaaagagtttttgtaaaaaagaaaactttaaaacccacatgagaattcacactggagagaggccgtacacatgccaacagtgtggaaaaagcttctatcaTTCAGGAAACTTGATaatgcacatgagaattcacactgagGAGAGGCCTTActcttgccctcagtgtggaaagagttttaagcaaaatGGCAATCTTGAagtccacatgagaactcacactggagagaaaagaTTTACTTGcacacagtgtgggaaaagttttgttaaaaaacaaaaccttgacatccacatgaggattcacactggagagaaaccttacacatgcacagagtgtggtaaaagtttcacaTATAAAAGCTCACTCAATcaccacatgagaactcacaccggagagaacccgtttgcatgtgctcagtgtggaaagagcttctcaACCAAATCTAGCCTCATgaaccacatgaatggtcacactggaaccatagtgttcacatgtgatcaaTGTGGAATTAAACTCAAACGCAAAGACTACATTAGGCGacacatgaagactcactcaAGAGAGGATCAttttagatgcagtgagtgtggaaagggctttacccataaaagaagcctcagcgctcacatgaagcttcacaatgcaGAGCAGAGTCCTGAAAAATGA
- the LOC137491295 gene encoding uncharacterized protein, with amino-acid sequence MIEHGWSCISMLDPPIRPFLTTIKSQGFLTTVIFDLKNTLLCISCYCYCYCYCYCYCYCYCYCYCYCSYINFSSYNFSSNNINFSSYINFSNNNNFSSYINFSNNNNFSSYINFSNNNNFSSYINFSNNNNFSSYINFSNNNNFSSYINFSNNNFSSYINFSSYINLSNNFSSYINFSSYTNLSNYNFSTFYFNCLTQCNLCVFNPILQQDHSKHSITIHELCLNSQCLRFKLNSLLGVHQR; translated from the coding sequence atgattgaacacggctggtcctgcattagcatgcttgatccaccaatcaggccattcctaaccactataaagagccagggttttctcactacagtcatcttcgatttgaagaatacactgctctgcatcagctgctactgctactgctactgctactgctactgctactgctactgctactgctactgctactgctactgcagctacatcaacttctccagctacaacttctccagcaacaacatcaacttctccagctacatcaacttctccaacaacaacaacttctccagctacatcaacttctccaacaacaacaacttctccagctacatcaacttctccaacaacaacaacttctccagctacatcaacttctccaacaacaacaacttctccagctacatcaacttctccaacaacaacaacttctccagctacatcaacttctccaacaacaacttctccagctacatcaacttctccagctacatcaacttatccaacaacttctccagctacatcaacttctccagctacaccaacttatccaactacAACTTCTCAACCTTCTACTTCAATTGCCTCACACAATGCAATCTCTGTGTCTTCAACCCAATTCTCCAACAAGATCACAGTAAACACTCGATCACCATCCATGAACTTTGCCTAAACTCTCAATGCCTGCGATTCAAGCTGAACTCTCTTCTAGGGGTGCACCAGCGGTAA
- the zgc:174314 gene encoding uncharacterized protein isoform X1, with protein sequence MAFIKEESEDVKIEEAFTVKQEDLQEQTDLMVLKEETHQCNEMEEKHQDIMADEKPTLTKKTSSRGRPRKSKSKCNFSSKQRRKTFSQKPKLDVHMRVHTGEKPCTCKQCGKSFYTIGNLTVHMRIHTGEKPYTCEQCGKSFCKKENFKTHMRIHTGERPYTCQQCGKSFYHSGNLIMHMRIHTEERPYSCPQCGKSFKQNGNLEVHMRTHTGEKRFTCTQCGKSFVKKQNLDIHMRIHTGEKPYTCTECGKSFTYKSSLNHHMRTHTGENPFACAQCGKSFSTKSSLMNHMNGHTGTIVFTCDQCGIKLKRKDYIRRHMKTHSREDHFRCSECGKGFTHKRSLSAHMKLHNAEQSPEK encoded by the exons atggcgtttattaaagaggagagtgaagatgtgaagattgaagaagcattcacagtcaaacaggaagatctgcaggaacaaacag acctgatggtgctgaaagaagagactcatcAATGCAATGAAATGGAAGAGAAACATCAAGACATAATggctgatgaaaaacccacactgactaaaaagacttcatcacgtggaagacctcggaaatccaaatctAAGTGTAATTTCAGCAGTAAACAGCGTAGAAAGACTTTTAGTCAAAAGCCAaagcttgatgttcacatgagagttcacacaggggagaaaccttgcacctgcaaacagtgtggaaaaagcttctatactataggaaacttaacagtgcacatgagaattcacactggggagaagccttaCACCtgtgaacagtgtggaaagagtttttgtaaaaaagaaaactttaaaacccacatgagaattcacactggagagaggccgtacacatgccaacagtgtggaaaaagcttctatcaTTCAGGAAACTTGATaatgcacatgagaattcacactgagGAGAGGCCTTActcttgccctcagtgtggaaagagttttaagcaaaatGGCAATCTTGAagtccacatgagaactcacactggagagaaaagaTTTACTTGcacacagtgtgggaaaagttttgttaaaaaacaaaaccttgacatccacatgaggattcacactggagagaaaccttacacatgcacagagtgtggtaaaagtttcacaTATAAAAGCTCACTCAATcaccacatgagaactcacaccggagagaacccgtttgcatgtgctcagtgtggaaagagcttctcaACCAAATCTAGCCTCATgaaccacatgaatggtcacactggaaccatagtgttcacatgtgatcaaTGTGGAATTAAACTCAAACGCAAAGACTACATTAGGCGacacatgaagactcactcaAGAGAGGATCAttttagatgcagtgagtgtggaaagggctttacccataaaagaagcctcagcgctcacatgaagcttcacaatgcaGAGCAGAGTCCTGAAAAATGA